One window of Microbacterium sp. 1S1 genomic DNA carries:
- a CDS encoding ClpP family protease, whose protein sequence is MSSYTIPNVIAQHPRGERVMDVYSHLLAERVIYLGTGIDAGVANALIAQLLHLDADSPETGVQFYINSEGGDPGAALAIYDTMQHIRPRIATTCVGQAIGPAALLVAAGAPGERAALAHARIVLHQPAGQSRGAIPDLILAADEVVRVRSDMETILARHSGRSLAELRLDTDRDRVFTAAGALDYGLIDTVLGPRAPDAR, encoded by the coding sequence ATGAGCAGCTACACGATCCCGAACGTCATCGCGCAGCACCCGCGGGGCGAGCGTGTCATGGACGTCTATTCACATCTGCTCGCGGAACGCGTCATCTACCTCGGCACCGGCATCGACGCGGGAGTCGCCAACGCACTCATCGCGCAGCTCCTGCACCTCGACGCGGACAGCCCCGAGACCGGTGTCCAGTTCTACATCAACAGCGAGGGCGGGGACCCGGGTGCCGCGCTGGCGATCTACGACACCATGCAGCACATCCGGCCGCGGATCGCGACGACGTGCGTGGGCCAGGCCATCGGTCCGGCGGCGCTGCTCGTCGCGGCGGGGGCACCGGGGGAGCGAGCGGCCCTCGCCCACGCGCGCATCGTGCTGCACCAGCCGGCCGGTCAATCGCGCGGCGCCATCCCCGACCTCATCCTCGCGGCCGACGAGGTCGTGCGGGTGCGCTCCGACATGGAGACGATCCTGGCCCGGCACAGCGGCCGCTCCCTCGCGGAGCTCCGCCTCGACACCGACCGGGACCGGGTCTTCACGGCCGCCGGTGCCCTCGACTACGGCCTCATCGACACCGTGCTCGGTCCCCGCGCCCCGGACGCACGATGA